One genomic segment of Natrononativus amylolyticus includes these proteins:
- a CDS encoding ribonuclease H-like domain-containing protein, whose protein sequence is MRYNRDGNGYDRIATFDIETTHWKATEGETVSVGIAVHDCGAPGSDIQYKPFHRNSTGDEAELIARALEYVDDCGVDALVSYNGRDFDMDFLHTRQYLLGEDKIEPEIDTPATHIDLFEDRKKKCNRTGEKWPKLEECLATYKFAEPETLWNGRPVTNKRFGEELGPAYLAALEDNDRDQADSLREVIDHYLVTDLEANLAIYYADTGQEFKPHYLGTRAVF, encoded by the coding sequence ATGCGATACAATCGCGACGGTAATGGCTATGACAGAATCGCAACGTTCGACATCGAAACAACCCACTGGAAAGCCACAGAGGGTGAGACTGTTTCAGTGGGGATTGCCGTCCATGACTGTGGCGCTCCAGGAAGTGACATACAGTACAAACCGTTTCATCGCAACAGCACAGGTGACGAAGCCGAACTGATCGCTCGAGCGCTCGAATACGTCGACGACTGTGGAGTAGATGCTCTCGTCTCGTACAATGGCAGGGATTTCGACATGGACTTTCTCCACACACGGCAGTACCTTCTCGGAGAAGATAAGATCGAGCCGGAGATCGACACCCCAGCAACCCACATTGACCTCTTCGAAGACCGGAAGAAGAAGTGCAACCGGACGGGCGAAAAATGGCCGAAGCTCGAAGAGTGTCTTGCAACCTACAAGTTCGCTGAACCAGAAACGCTTTGGAACGGGCGTCCAGTTACGAACAAGCGGTTTGGCGAAGAACTTGGTCCTGCATATCTCGCTGCCCTGGAGGACAACGATCGCGACCAAGCCGACTCGCTCCGAGAAGTGATCGACCACTATCTCGTTACCGACCTCGAGGCAAATCTCGCGATCTACTACGCGGATACTGGACAGGAGTTCAAACCACACTATCTCGGGACTCGCGCCGTGTTCTGA
- a CDS encoding aminotransferase class I/II-fold pyridoxal phosphate-dependent enzyme: protein MEDRGFDLEGRLDALEDADRRRTLSPTDRVAARSYFAAPAGGGLPVLDSEEMLVFGSNNYLGLTADQRVQNAARQAAATVGTGSGASRCVSGDTMVHHDVERLLAETTRTDRTLAFSSGYAAAVGALTVLEPDVIFADEYNRTSTVDGAHLTDATIVRYDHCSAPDLHEKLSERAARPGADGESWLVVTDSVFSADGAVAPLSALCDAAEEFGAWTLVDETHAIGLYADAGGIVRAEGLEDRVNVQTGSFANALASQGGYVAGSDALIDCLVSEAGPFVHSAGLAPPAVAAASEALHISRHDDPREGLWENVSHLRDGLESIGFDVLGDSHVLPVLVGDRRETRSVASALRDRSVIARPVCPPRVPEGSSRLRLTPMATHREADVMACLEACQVVGEERGLL, encoded by the coding sequence ATGGAAGACCGCGGCTTTGACCTCGAGGGACGCCTCGACGCGCTCGAGGATGCCGACCGCAGACGGACGCTCTCCCCTACCGACCGCGTCGCAGCACGGAGTTACTTCGCCGCGCCGGCGGGCGGTGGACTGCCGGTGCTCGACTCCGAGGAGATGCTGGTCTTCGGCTCGAACAACTACCTCGGGCTGACGGCCGACCAGCGCGTCCAGAACGCGGCCCGCCAGGCCGCCGCGACGGTCGGCACCGGGTCGGGTGCGAGTCGGTGCGTCTCCGGTGACACCATGGTTCACCACGACGTCGAGCGGCTGCTCGCGGAGACGACGCGAACCGATCGGACCCTCGCGTTCTCCTCGGGGTACGCCGCCGCCGTCGGCGCGCTGACGGTCCTCGAGCCGGACGTGATCTTCGCCGACGAGTACAACCGCACGAGCACCGTCGACGGCGCCCATCTCACCGACGCCACGATCGTCCGGTACGACCACTGCAGCGCGCCGGACCTCCACGAGAAGCTCTCCGAACGAGCGGCCCGCCCCGGCGCGGACGGAGAGTCCTGGCTGGTTGTCACGGACTCGGTGTTCAGCGCGGACGGCGCCGTCGCCCCGCTGTCGGCGCTCTGTGACGCCGCCGAGGAGTTCGGCGCGTGGACGCTCGTCGACGAAACCCACGCCATCGGGCTCTACGCCGACGCCGGAGGGATCGTCCGGGCCGAAGGCCTCGAGGATCGGGTCAACGTCCAGACGGGGTCGTTCGCGAACGCCCTCGCCAGCCAGGGCGGCTACGTCGCGGGAAGCGACGCGCTCATCGACTGCCTGGTCTCGGAAGCCGGTCCGTTCGTCCACTCGGCGGGACTCGCGCCGCCGGCCGTCGCCGCAGCGAGCGAGGCGCTCCACATCTCGCGTCACGACGACCCCCGCGAGGGGCTGTGGGAGAACGTCTCGCACCTCCGGGACGGCCTCGAGTCGATCGGCTTCGACGTCCTCGGCGATTCGCACGTGCTTCCGGTGCTCGTCGGCGACCGCCGGGAGACCCGCTCGGTCGCGTCGGCGCTTCGCGACCGGAGCGTGATCGCACGCCCCGTCTGTCCGCCCCGGGTTCCCGAGGGCTCGAGCCGCCTCCGGTTGACTCCGATGGCCACCCACAGAGAGGCTGACGTGATGGCCTGTCTCGAGGCCTGCCAGGTCGTCGGCGAGGAACGCGGCCTGCTGTAA
- a CDS encoding tyrosine-type recombinase/integrase has protein sequence MTGHDDFENWPTPIQRHLIRIKARKSSHTLKNRVVTLQQWREYCEETGYDVLEADTDLIDGWLDEMRIEGYADKSILNKAYDLSAVYRYLNDRDAVERNPFDHVELNWLSNKPKLDTHSEIRYLDIDEYETLIDACRDLRDELILRLLWATGVRVSEASDIRIDDIDLEERQIEVRTSKQQRGENKSRTVYYRYDLARVLREWLKGGRRNKYLYAGESDYLLLTKQSPRMPVRRLGEIVREVAARTDLQEVVYTDVEGNPRNRITPHTFRHSYAVHRTKNGMPIVYLQDLLGHSEIDVTRKYLKFRSDDIREAEKKYAP, from the coding sequence ATGACGGGACACGATGATTTCGAGAATTGGCCGACACCCATTCAGCGCCATCTCATCCGCATTAAGGCACGGAAGTCCTCACACACTCTGAAGAACCGAGTGGTCACCCTCCAGCAGTGGCGGGAGTACTGTGAGGAAACTGGCTACGATGTCTTAGAGGCAGACACCGACCTCATCGACGGTTGGTTAGATGAGATGAGAATCGAAGGGTATGCCGACAAATCGATTCTGAACAAAGCATACGACCTGTCTGCTGTATACAGGTATCTTAATGATCGCGACGCCGTCGAGAGGAATCCCTTCGATCACGTGGAACTAAACTGGCTCTCGAACAAGCCCAAACTCGATACACACTCTGAGATACGGTATCTCGACATAGACGAGTATGAAACGCTCATCGACGCCTGTCGCGATCTCCGTGATGAACTCATCTTACGACTCCTTTGGGCTACAGGAGTGCGCGTATCCGAGGCGAGTGACATCCGCATTGATGATATTGACTTGGAAGAGCGCCAAATAGAAGTTCGAACCTCGAAACAACAACGCGGGGAAAATAAGAGTCGAACCGTCTACTATCGGTATGATCTGGCTCGTGTCCTCCGAGAATGGTTGAAAGGTGGTCGACGGAACAAATATCTCTATGCGGGTGAGTCCGATTATCTCCTCCTCACGAAGCAATCGCCCCGAATGCCAGTCAGACGATTAGGTGAGATCGTCCGTGAGGTAGCTGCCCGGACTGATCTCCAGGAGGTCGTCTATACGGACGTAGAGGGGAACCCACGGAATCGAATCACCCCACACACGTTCAGGCATTCCTACGCGGTCCATCGTACGAAGAACGGAATGCCCATCGTCTACCTCCAAGACTTGCTCGGCCACTCCGAGATCGATGTCACCCGCAAGTATCTCAAATTCCGATCCGACGATATCCGTGAGGCCGAAAAGAAATACGCCCCATAG
- a CDS encoding replication factor C large subunit, with translation MVDWTETYRPTTLSEVRGNNKARDKLREWAETWDDHRKAAIVHGSPGVGKTSAAHALANDMGWPVMELNASDDRQADVIERVAGEAAKSGTLTAGSAGRRLVIMDEADNFHGNADYGGSRAVTSLVKEGNQPIVLVANEFYDMSQSLRNACETIEFRDVSARSIVPVLRDICRKEGIEFEDAALEKIAESTSGDLRSAVNDLQAVAEETTVLTVDDVVTSERDTTEGIFDFLDALIKEKDAEGALRASYDVDETPDDLLNWIEDNVPKDYAGAELADAYGFMANADRWLGRVRASQNYSYWRYATDNMTAGVAASRREPKGGWTRYGPPSYWSKLGRTRGSRDTRDSIAERIAEREGTSVATARREIVPFLAAMTHHCTNRDLTVRMAAAYDLDATEVSFVTGSGADTNKVQSVVEEAVELTTERAVAHSGNAFLSAVESNSDDGERDAAAGDETETQQTLEASSGNSEETTSDRDDAADDDSDADDGQAGLSDFF, from the coding sequence ATGGTAGACTGGACCGAGACGTACCGCCCGACGACGCTCTCGGAGGTACGCGGGAACAACAAGGCTCGAGACAAGCTACGGGAGTGGGCCGAAACCTGGGACGACCACCGGAAGGCGGCCATCGTCCACGGCAGCCCCGGCGTCGGGAAAACGTCGGCCGCGCACGCGCTGGCCAACGACATGGGGTGGCCGGTGATGGAGCTCAACGCGAGCGACGACCGGCAGGCCGACGTCATCGAGCGGGTCGCCGGCGAGGCGGCCAAGAGCGGCACGCTCACCGCCGGCAGCGCGGGCCGTCGGCTGGTGATCATGGACGAGGCCGACAACTTCCACGGCAACGCCGATTACGGCGGCTCTCGAGCCGTCACGAGCCTCGTCAAGGAAGGGAATCAGCCGATCGTCCTCGTGGCCAACGAGTTCTACGACATGAGCCAGTCGCTGCGAAACGCCTGCGAGACGATCGAGTTCCGCGACGTCTCCGCCCGCTCGATCGTCCCCGTCCTGCGGGACATCTGCCGCAAGGAGGGGATCGAGTTCGAGGACGCGGCCCTCGAGAAGATCGCGGAGTCGACGTCGGGGGACCTCCGTTCCGCCGTAAACGACCTCCAGGCCGTCGCCGAGGAAACGACGGTTCTCACCGTCGACGACGTCGTCACGAGCGAGCGCGACACCACCGAGGGGATCTTCGACTTTCTGGACGCCCTCATCAAGGAGAAGGACGCCGAGGGGGCGCTGCGGGCCTCCTACGACGTCGACGAGACGCCCGACGACCTGCTCAACTGGATCGAGGACAACGTCCCCAAGGACTACGCGGGCGCGGAACTGGCCGACGCCTACGGCTTCATGGCCAACGCCGACCGCTGGCTCGGGCGCGTGCGGGCGAGCCAGAACTACTCCTACTGGCGGTACGCGACCGACAACATGACCGCGGGGGTAGCGGCCTCGAGGCGCGAACCCAAGGGCGGCTGGACGCGGTACGGGCCGCCGAGCTACTGGTCGAAGCTCGGCCGAACCCGGGGCAGCCGGGACACCCGCGACTCGATCGCCGAACGCATCGCCGAGCGCGAGGGGACGAGCGTCGCCACGGCTCGTCGGGAAATCGTCCCGTTTCTCGCGGCGATGACACACCACTGCACGAACCGCGACCTCACCGTTCGAATGGCCGCCGCCTACGACCTCGACGCCACGGAGGTGTCGTTCGTCACCGGCAGCGGCGCGGACACGAACAAGGTCCAGTCGGTCGTCGAGGAGGCCGTGGAGCTGACGACCGAGCGGGCGGTCGCCCACTCCGGGAACGCCTTCCTGTCGGCGGTCGAGTCGAACAGCGACGACGGCGAGCGCGACGCGGCGGCCGGCGACGAAACGGAGACACAGCAGACCCTCGAGGCCTCGAGCGGGAACTCCGAGGAAACGACGTCGGATCGGGACGACGCGGCCGACGACGACAGCGACGCCGACGACGGCCAGGCGGGACTCAGCGACTTCTTCTAA